The sequence ACGTCTAAATCCGATGGCTTTATATCTATTCGATCCTCCACCAATCAATGATCGAGTTGCGTTGTTATACGTTAAATTTGACATTGGACACTCCCCTTAATAGTACATTTTAATTAGCACATATTGGCTATCAAGAATCAAATATTCTAGCGTATgattattggttatggtcaTATGCCAAGACGATTTGTTTGCCTACCAGGTATGCATGTTCCGATTTATCGATCATCATTACCAATTTAACCCGAGCGTTGCGAGGACTACTTCCTGTACCAACCAGAGGAACAGGTGTTCCATCGACTACGGACGAATAGTGTACAATTGGTCAATACAGCCCGAATATCACGAATGCTAATGATACTTACTCTTCACACTTGCGGTATACATATCGCCAGACTTATTGATATCCCATTCAAGTTTACGATGTGTCCTTTGCGACCACGTTTCGAGTTGCTCCAGCCAGTTGACAGTTTCTTCAGGGACGCCGGGGGGACAGAGCATGTATCTTCTCATAGTTCCGTAGAGAATACGTAGTGCAACTAGTGGGTGGTAAGTAGACTTATCAACGCTACATGGGTATTTTATAGACTTGCATGCCCACCGAGTTGGTATGTTATTGACGCGAAAAAAACACGAGTTAGCTGCATGTTTTTTTGGCGCCCGTCTTAAACCTGTGGGCTGGCGGTAGCTATCTCAATGAGAAAATCTAGATCTCGGCGTAAATCCTGGACTTGCGACATGCTCTTCCTCGGAGATTGGTCCGGGTAGTCCATTGGTTCATACCTACTAGTAGAAGCGTTCCGTTGATTTTCCTAAAATTGCATTCGCCCTAATCGGAGTCGGAGGAGTTTGACACAATAGCCTTGAAGCTCGTTGCAACTTGTGCATAGCCTAGGAACTATGAGATATTTGCGAGTGTTTGAGGAAAAAGTTGTTCTAACCAATCTCGGGTGGCAGCGTGCCACGCGATTTTCATTTAATCCCCGTATCATAAATGTATGCATCCCCAACTCGGAATCTTTGAAAAGCTCTCAGGGAGAGGGCCTTAAAGGCCTGCTTCTTAGGGTACGCACAACGGTCTCAGAACGGTAGCTATACATGGACTTGCAAGAACTCTGTTTGCTTTTCAAAGGGCAAAAGAAATCTGTCCAATCTGGAATGAAGATGGAACGCTTTTATTTTTTTATCGTATCTAGACAAGCATCTGATTTATTCTGTGTGGGATTACTGTGACAGGTGAGCCGCAGCGTGCGGAGGACTCACATGCAATACTTGACCAGGGAACGGAGGTCCCTAGTCACGTGAGCCACCTTATTCGATTCCGTCCATACCACCTAGAATAATGCATCAGCCGCGCTGATTGTTCCTGCCCTTTTATATCATAAAGTTCTGTTGGGTCGCACTGCGAGATCTTATATTGCTATAGGTTCAAATCACAGGTGGCATCCATTCTTGCTTGATTTTCAACAACCTACGGGCTAACGTGTTCAAGAATCTTACGATATCAATGTCCACCACATCGAACCATCAATTTAAACACGACGTACTATGTCACCTACAATGGCTGACCAAGGGAGTAACATGGGCCTCAGATGTGAAGGAATAAAAGGCTGGTCGGGGTAGTGACTGTATGCGTCATTGTGAGTGTCATATCTATTACACATTGCAGGCTTTAAAGGTAAAAACAATCCGGATTTCTATGTGGATTTCTAAGAAGTTCAGCATAAGCCCTTAGCTACTTATTGGCAGCCATATATTCATAGCAATGATAAAAGATTATGTTTCCCCTAAAACTTTTGGGTGAAGCACAGGTTATGGCATACAGATGATCATCTGTGGTTCCACATTGAAATGTAGCAGTGCAAGGAGATACATCTGAAAAAAGATCACGAGCGTTAATTCTCGTGTGCCAGAGAGCTAGCGATGTAACCGAGTGAAATTCTATAACTAGCTTACAACACCCAGCTTTCAGGGCCAGAAATCCCCCCTCCCCGGCTCTTCAATCCGGTCAAATACCATGTTCGAACAACTACATATATAAAATGTAGCCGTAGTTCGGTTACTAATATCTTCCACTCACTCTAAATACACTGTGTCTTGGCTGAACGAATCTATTTAATTCGATCAGTCAAATAATGGATTGAATAGCTTGGAATTTTGGGTGTGTATTTACATGGCTGGATGCGTGAGTGAAGTACGATATATGTGTCCTCTAAGATCATGGTTTTAATTTGATTGGGGTAATAATAAAAGCTTTACCTTCTGGATCCTGCTCATGATGAGGATGACCATCCTGTGGCTGAAAGCTACATACTAGGATGTAGGGATATCGATGAGGACTAAATATAGAAAGTACTACCTGTATTGTTAAGCTCAATGTTAGTGATAGTGTAATCCTATTTATGTGGGTGGGTCTCACCAAACCGTGTTCATCCTGAGAGTATGAATTGCTTGTTGATGTTCGAGTAGGCATTTGATACCAGCGCTTCTTTCTGCATTAGGGACTCAGGTGGGCGCTCGTGGGGCTCGGACGTAGGACCATAACACGATCACCTGTTTACTTCATCAATTGCGCGCGTCATATACCGTCATTCATACATTCCAAATATACAATATTGTTGGCGAGCTTGAATAGTCTGGTATGGAATTCTTATCACCTATATGTGTTGGAACCATAGCGCGATTGGACTTTAGTAACAACCATCCCCATTTCTTATACAGTAACCGGTTTATATCTATGGTACACATTCAGCGAATTGGTACGCACAACGGAAACATCTCAGCGCCGGACCATAAGCAGAATTTGTTCCAAGTTTATAAACAGTGGAAAGAAATATCCGAACAACTCTCGTCGACTGTCAACGACTATGCTGGTGCCTGTAGTAGATTAGCTACTGTAGCCTCAACGGCAGATCGGTCGACGATCGAAACCGTCTTTACCAGTGTCGACCAGGGCTTGCATTACCTGGGGGCAAATGAGGAAAAATTGACTGCAGCAAAGCAACTTCTTAGCGCACTCAGAAATAGAGTCTCAACCCTATGCCCGATTGACATACTACCGGACGAAATACTCGGGTACGTTTTTGAGTTGGCAAGCGTGCCTTGCGTACAATCGAATCGCAATGAACAAGCACAATGCCATATAGTCATATGCCCCGAGTTACTCTCAAGTGTCTGCATTAGGTGGCGCCATGTCGCAAGCAATACATATAACCTATGGACTCACCTTGACCTCATTCCTACCGCTCAGTCATCCCACAAGCTATACAACCGTTCGCGAATATGGCTCCGCAAGGCTAGATCTGCCCCACTTCACGTTCATATCCGCCAACGTTCCTGCGCAAAAAAGGATGAGATTATACAGGTTACTGGGTTTTTAGCGCCCATTATGAGGCAATTACATACAATCCACCTCGAGGCGGACTGTCATACTATGGAATTATTCCAGGCGGTTTTGGGATGCTGGATTGAATTTGGCCAACCAGGCTCGACCAAGTCTCTTATTTTGCACAGGCCGGGCCCAAGTAGTCTCATGAGTCATCCAGGTATCCGCTCGCCAGACGAGCAGCTACTTGACCATTTACAAACGCAACACCCCGACGAACATTTAGATCGATTCTTACTACCACTGCGCACAATCCGCTTGCACAACGTATATATAGGATGGGGGACAGCGGCTCTTTGCAGATTATCTGAATTACATCTCGAGGCACTTCCAGCTTGGGTTGGCCTGACGATTAGCCAACTGATTTTGACGCTCCGCGCGAGCCCAGAAATTCGCTCGCTGAAGATAGCTAGAGTGGGTATTGTAGATGCGCTTACGGAGGGTGAAGATCCTTCTCAACCTATCTATCTCGGCAACCTTGAGTGTCTGGGCTTGCTTGGGGCCGACTTTGAAGTGCTAAAACGGCTCCTGACCCTTGTTGTCCCAGGAAAATCACCACTATCTATAAGTATGAACTTATACGAGCAAGACCGTATTCTACCTGAACTCCAATCATTCCTTGATCGATCAAGTGTTTCGGCTTTGTACCTCGATGCAGGGGAACAAAATTGGGTACCCGCTCTTTTTGGATGTATGCCGTGCTTAAGGTCCCTGGCTATACGGGGCTTTCACCTCTCTCGGGATAGTTTCCCTGATTCACCACCGGAGCAACTAACTGCTATATGCGCTCCCAATCTCGAGTCGCTTTACTTTATTGGGTGTCGAGTAGGTATAAAGCCGTTGCGGGGTATGGTCGCTGCTCACTCGGGCACTCTTCGATCTCTGAAGCTCTGGCGGACCAATCTATATGCGGATTCTCTGTCGGACGTTCCCGACACTGATACTGGTGATGTGCTCGACACATTGACCGATCTAATCCCGCACGTCCAACGTTCCTGTCAAATGAATGATTACCCCGTGTTGAATTGGGATGTGTGCGATCGTTTTAGGGGGTGTAATGTCATCACCCCCTATGATTGATAGTCTGGGTCTCGAATGAATATTCTGAGCTCTCCATGGTTTCGCCTGTTTCTTTGTAACAATAACTTGTGCATGTGAAAATAGTGATCGGTTATGTAACCGCAGTCGAGCGGAGCCAAATAAATCGCGCGATCGCAAATCAATTTGGCCTTTCAGGGAAACGTATAACCGAGCTCACACGCTGATGGAGAATTCAACAGTCAATCACTAATTCTATGCGACAAGATATCCACCGATGGTACAGGAGACACACTCTTTATAAAAACACAGTTCTTCGGGCCGAGTGCAGAAAGGAGAAGGGATGAGAAATGAAAATCACACTACAGGCGAGTCAAAATGACATGATCTTCAGAGACTTAGAGGCTGTCGTTGACCTAGAAAACAAGAGTATTGTCAGAATCAAAGGATTAAAATAGGCGATGGTGGCCACGAACAGCATCAGTGCTCACCTTGGTGCGGAGAGAGTCGGCGGGAGCGGGTCCAGTCGTGATGTAGGGGGCAACCACGGGGCGGAGGACGGACTGGTGGAGGACGCGGGCGCCACGGGTAGCGGGAAGCTGGAGCCAGAGGACAAACGCGGTCTTGAAGATGTAGTAGAAGGGGAAGTAGTAGAGGACCATGCGCAGGGCAAAGGACTCAAGGAAGTTGAAGAATCCAAAGACAGTCCAATAGGTGAGCCTGGAAGATGGATTAGGTCATATGCATCGATCTAAGGCGCAAGCTTACCATTGGATGTCATCCTCAGCTTGGGGAGACTCGATGGCTTTGAGCGAGAGGTAAGCGGGGAGAGCCCATCCGATGAGGTTGGAGACGGGGGAAGCAAAGGCGTTGATGAAAATCACTACCGTAAATCACAAATTTGATCAGATTACCATGCTCGATTTTATGTAAAACGGATATAAATTTTACTTACGGAGTGTGATGAGACCAGCGGCGCCGATAACACCATAAGCCTTGGGGACCTGAGTGCGTTGCTCGAGGTTCAGGAGGACGGGGTACTTGTTAAGCTGGATTGCGATCAAACGCATTAATTCACGCGACCATGATTCCGAGCTAATATAATGTGATCCTTACCTCCTTATCGAGCTGGGCGACGTAGTAGGAAGCTTGGGTGGAGAGCTGTTGAACAGCGGGATGAGTCTTGACTTGTTCAGCGGACATCGTGATCTAGGGATATGCGATGCGCAAATGGGCAAATGGGCAGATCAGGGCTCGTCAGTATCTGATAATGCGTTGAACACTGGACATTGACCACACTTACGTTGGTTTACTGGGCTTTTAATTCAAGTTAAAATTTGAGGTCGTGCTCGTCGAGTCCTGGAAGGGGGAAAGACGAGGATGGTACATGACGACACCCGAGTTTTTTAGGGTGAATGAGGGAGCAGGACCCCGGGGGCATTCTCCTAATGCAATATTATCGAGTTCTTCCACGTCCTTACCTCACCTGTTAGGAAGCTCCGATTTACCACATAGGAGGATAGGTCCTGGGTAACACGTTGTGCGTCCCGCAGGGCACTGCAGGTGAGAACACGAGGTGATCACACAATAGACGAACCAGGTATGACGCTAATTTCAGACGTCTCTGGGGTCCCCCCGCATATAGCCGCCCGGCGCATATTTCACATCTATATTGACACGTCGAGGTGGCGGTACACTGCTCGAATTAGTTCCTGGCTTTGCGGACAACAGCCCTACTACGACAGCGACCATGGTGAGCTCACAATTGGAGTCGGCGGATTATGCACAAATAAAGGTAGATGGCACTATACCATGATGCGATGACGCGCACTAACACGTTGAATAAAGGCGTTGCATGAATCACTTCCGGCTTTTGCGCCGTTGATTCCAACTGGAGTACTCCCATACCTTGCGTTTGTGCTATTGACTAGCACGTTCGCACTCGGGTTTTACTTTTCTACGTAAGTGCTATTCTTCCTATCTAGCTAAGGTTCACCCCTAAATGTCTCCGACAGTCTCCCCAAAAACATCACGCGGCCACATGAAATCGTCGTGTCTGTCCTCGCCAGTGTACTGAGCGGCCTAGGTGTTGTCGCATTGTTCAATAGTGTTGGAGTATATGTCTGAATCCTATCCAATATACCCTCCGCTGCTTGGTACTTGGCATATAGCGTGGTCCTGCTGCGGAGCCTAGTTGTTGATACGCCATCCATGTCGGCATTCCGGGTTGAGACACTGTGGACGAGTTAGTATGTCGGTTGAGGGATGACAGGCGTAACACATGCCTCCAAAAATATGGTACTGCCTTCGTCGGCACTTCGCAACTAAAGTCGACCGTCAACTATTGAAATCACATTTATAGTCAAGAAGAGTACCTGTCGCTCTTGGGAAAGAGCCTCTTTGTGGCCGCACTTAGGGCATGTTTCCGCAGTCTATCGATACAATCTCAGCATATTCTAGACGATTGGGAGGGTGCATGCACACTTACTTTGGTTTTTACATTGGCATCCAAATGCTCTTTGGTCTGAGTGGTGCGTTTCAGTTGGAGAACAGAAGGGAACGCATCAGGGCGTGAGCGGGTCTCGACTTGGTGATTCTCGTAGGCTGTTTGTTTTCAATTGAAGGAACCATGTTAAGGAATATGCAGACATACAGCTAGCAGGCTCGAGGTGACCGCATTGCTCGCACTTGACATGCGGGGCATCCTCCCCAGGAAGATCCAAGAGGGTGCCGCAAGTCGGACAAAAGAGGAGAGAACCTACGTGTGCATCAGTTATGAGGTATATCCCAAGTTAAGATTATCTCAGACCAATGCGATGAGCACGCGGCGGTTCGACTTTGGCAGGCATCGAGGTTGAAAGAGGGTCAAAGAAGTCCCCATAAACTGACGCTCGGCTTTTCTGAAAATCTCCATCTTATCTTATCTCGTTTTGGATAATCACGTGATAAATCAAACAACGCTCCCCTTTCCTTGCTGCGACCCCTATTTACGACATACTCACGACCTTTTACCTTTACTGAAATGCCTCATATATGGAATCGTGGTGGGGTTGATAGCTCTTTCAGTACGCCACCCGCATCCCCGAAAAAACGTGGGGTCGAAGGATTACCCAATACAGACGAAGACGTACATATGCTCACGGCCAAACTTGCAATCGACGACGTTCACATGGATACTGCTCGCACTGGTACTCGAAAGGGAGCTggcctccagatatgggagCGCGAGGCACTCAATAGTCCCGAGGTTAAACGAAAGGCGGTGGTCGCGCAAATGTGTAAGCACACGCTACGCGTTTAAATATATCCAGCTTACCAGTTCCATGATTCTTTTCAGTTTTTCTCGACTATTATTTCCAGAACCTAGGATATCTTGCATCTAGAAAGGAACGACGCGCCGCGTTTGATGCAGATACGCGTGGACGCGGGCTCAGTCCTGCCGAGTATGCGGCCGAGTTCAAGTCGTACTGTGGTCGTGAGCGTGTAGTTCTGCGTAGGCGCCGTGCCAAGCTACGCGTCGACCAGTTCCATATTATCGCACAGGTTGGGCAGGGTGGATATGGAGAGGTTTACTTGGCACGCAAGAAGGAAACAGGAGAGGTTTGCGCGCTCAAGAAGATGCGCAAAAGGACACTACACAAGATGGATGAGGCGAGTATGAGAATATAGCTTTCCAATCACATAACTCATACTTCTTTCCATAGATTCGGCATGTATTGGTAGAGCGTGATATCCTGACTGCAACCAAGACACCTTGGCTTGTTCGCCTACTTTACGCTTTCCAAGATCCCACATTCGTGTACCTTGCGATGGAATATGTACCAGGTGGTGACTTCCGTACCTTACTGAACAACTCGGGAGTCTTGAAGGAAGAACATGCGCGCTTCTATATTAGC comes from Rhizoctonia solani chromosome 4, complete sequence and encodes:
- a CDS encoding F-box-like protein: MVHIQRIGTHNGNISAPDHKQNLFQVYKQWKEISEQLSSTVNDYAGACSRLATVASTADRSTIETVFTSVDQGLHYLGANEEKLTAAKQLLSALRNRVSTLCPIDILPDEILGYVFELASVPCVQSNRNEQAQCHIVICPELLSSVCIRWRHVASNTYNLWTHLDLIPTAQSSHKLYNRSRIWLRKARSAPLHVHIRQRSCAKKDEIIQVTGFLAPIMRQLHTIHLEADCHTMELFQAVLGCWIEFGQPGSTKSLILHRPGPSSLMSHPGIRSPDEQLLDHLQTQHPDEHLDRFLLPLRTIRLHNVYIGWGTAALCRLSELHLEALPAWVGLTISQLILTLRASPEIRSLKIARVGIVDALTEGEDPSQPIYLGNLECLGLLGADFEVLKRLLTLVVPGKSPLSISMNLYEQDRILPELQSFLDRSSVSALYLDAGEQNWVPALFGCMPCLRSLAIRGFHLSRDSFPDSPPEQLTAICAPNLESLYFIGCRVGIKPLRGMVAAHSGTLRSLKLWRTNLYADSLSDVPDTDTGDVLDTLTDLIPHVQRSCQMNDYPVLNWDVCDRFRGCNVITPYD
- a CDS encoding protein YOP1, with the translated sequence MSAEQVKTHPAVQQLSTQASYYVAQLDKELNKYPVLLNLEQRTQVPKAYGVIGAAGLITLLIFINAFASPVSNLIGWALPAYLSLKAIESPQAEDDIQWLTYWTVFGFFNFLESFALRMVLYYFPFYYIFKTAFVLWLQLPATRGARVLHQSVLRPVVAPYITTGPAPADSLRTKVNDSL
- a CDS encoding transcription elongation factor S-II translates to MPAKVEPPRAHRIGSLLFCPTCGTLLDLPGEDAPHVKCEQCGHLEPASSYENHQVETRSRPDAFPSVLQLKRTTQTKEHLDANVKTKTAETCPKCGHKEALSQERQLRSADEGSTIFLEACVTPVIPQPTY